Proteins from one Chitinophaga oryzae genomic window:
- a CDS encoding alpha-2-macroglobulin family protein produces the protein MAQTYYDNSWKKVTALDDKNLPKSALGEVDLIYARAVKDNLPAQQIKALIYQMKYTDQLSDSSIQQNLEKLDQKIAAAKGAQQAILQSIKAEVLLNYLRNNRYRLYNRTAIADEKPGPDITSWSQEYLHSQITAAYQASLADKATLEKTPIGDFDPILVKGAGTRQLRPVLFDLLAHRALDYFKSGENTLAKPVNQFEPDDPTAFAPAATFARHSFAATDKASLQYQAILVLQQLTRLHENDKTALLDIDLERVQYMQQISVAEDKASLYRKALEEMTVVYNSEKEVTGVLALLANTYIGNALYGKADSTANLAKAKEICEQATQKGPGTQGAADCSNLLAEIKAQSLELTTEKVNVPSLPFRTLVKYKNADKIYLRILQVDEAFAAALRLAQNDYSDRQNRYWRLLLDKKPVKAWEQSLPDPKDYNHHAAEIKIDALPLGQYIILASIKPGFELKENPMALQFAWVSNISYLENNATFIALDRSTGKPLPGTKLTAFSQEWADGKEKWVQLQSTVTAANGSAELNMKGTGNRSVRLKWERQGDILFLDDHKYIYRYQDGELKPKPRIFLFTDRSIYRPGQTLYFKGIALEQEAGKKTSNVIKGMKSIFVLYDANSEKVDSIVVTSNEYGAFSGKFILPEGRLNGNYVLRDTKSYGAQSFRVEEYKRPKFYVEFDTIKGTYRLGETVTTEGKALAYAGNNINGATVKYRVERRTRFPYPWLFRGYLPAGASREIAHGETTTDENGHFKVSFPALPDKTVSPDQKPIFTYVVSADVTDLNGETRSASQSIAAGYQSMEINIQVPERVEAGALKDVRVFTRNLNGAFEQASVKATVQPLEPNKRLLRLRYWEQADQFVITEAAYIKDFPLDIYHDEDEKDKWPRKPAVWEQQFTSTATGEVTVDSKKLTPGYYELVVSATDKNGQPVVQKAVFELVDVRAKTLAAPAYLWSYQPEAKTEPGKKGAVILGSSAKDLNILQFLTRIGQSSQMTNINLDGVKQYDYNVTEEDRGGIGLDYVFVKDNRVFIAQQTIQVPWDNKDLDIKIGTHRDKLLPGEKEKWSVEITGYKGEKAAAEMLASMYDASLDAFVPHHWSKPDIYPDILSRGRLVYHGYDNFNMVTSQYYFETDRQGAAAKEKSYDVLNFFGWGMGNGTYEKLAGSAHNVRIRGVAGAAMAMAPAPAAVQRKEVMKESAARSMNYVTEQAADSAAPEETPKTPENNTGNVPVRKNFQETAFFLPELRTDKDGKLSFEFTMPEALTKWNFQGLAHTQDAAFGSVSASIVTQKQLMVVPNAPRFVRAGDKIDFTAKVSNLTDSQLIGQAHLELLDAATMQPVDGWFQNIFPVQHFTANAGQSTVVTFQLQVPRNFTSALLYRVKAQSGNYSDGEENALPVLTNSMLVTESMPLPVRGDGKHTFTFEKLLQSGASSTLRQQGVTVEYTSNPAWYAVQALPYLMEYPYDCSEQVFNRYYANALATHITKNVPGIRQVFEKWKTTDTAALLSNLQKNEELKSLLLQQTPWVLEAKNEAQQKKNIALLFDLQRMQRERKSALDQLAAKQQPDGSFAWFNGMWADRYITQYILAGIGHLQQLTSVNDPVAASIANKAMQYLDRQLDKDYHQLIKNKADLKKQQISEIQVQYLYARSFFDQPVPKGMEASFNYYAGQQQQFWTKMGRYAQGMVALSQFKKGDKATPAAILKSLKENAINHPEMGMYWKDVVAGYGWHQAPIETQALLIEAFQVAGKDEAAVADMKTWLLKNKQTNNWSTTKSTADACYAMLLQGSNWLTASPEVDIQLGQETISSKQQTAEAGTGYFKQHIDAKDVKADMGNIKVTVKDSKGQPSWGAVYWQYFEELDKITAAKTPLVLEKELYKEVSSDKGPVLTKIAEGNELKVGDKVKVRIVLRVDRTMEYIHLKDMRAACFEPQNVLSSAKWQNGLSYYESTKDASTDFFFSYLPKGTYVFEYALFVTHQGKFSNGISTAQCMYAPEFSAHSEGINVKVVEK, from the coding sequence ATGGCTCAGACCTATTATGACAATTCCTGGAAGAAAGTGACCGCCCTCGACGACAAGAATCTGCCTAAATCCGCGCTGGGTGAAGTAGACCTGATCTATGCCCGGGCGGTGAAAGACAACCTGCCGGCCCAGCAGATCAAAGCGCTCATCTATCAGATGAAATATACCGATCAGCTGAGCGACAGCAGCATCCAGCAAAACCTGGAAAAGCTCGATCAGAAAATCGCTGCGGCCAAAGGCGCCCAGCAGGCCATCCTGCAAAGCATCAAAGCCGAAGTATTGCTGAACTATCTCCGCAACAACCGGTACCGGCTCTATAACCGCACTGCCATTGCTGACGAGAAACCCGGCCCGGACATTACCTCCTGGAGCCAGGAATACCTCCACAGCCAGATTACCGCCGCCTACCAGGCGTCGCTCGCCGACAAAGCCACCCTGGAAAAAACACCCATCGGGGATTTTGACCCTATCCTGGTCAAAGGCGCCGGCACCCGCCAGCTCCGCCCCGTACTGTTCGACCTGCTGGCCCACCGTGCACTGGACTATTTTAAATCGGGCGAAAACACCCTCGCCAAACCGGTAAACCAGTTCGAACCCGACGACCCAACCGCCTTCGCGCCGGCTGCCACTTTTGCCCGGCACTCGTTTGCCGCCACAGACAAAGCTTCGCTGCAATACCAGGCCATCCTCGTACTGCAACAACTGACACGCCTGCACGAAAATGATAAAACAGCCCTGCTGGATATTGACCTCGAAAGGGTCCAATACATGCAGCAGATCTCTGTAGCGGAAGATAAAGCCTCCCTGTACCGCAAAGCACTGGAGGAAATGACGGTGGTCTACAACAGTGAAAAAGAAGTGACCGGTGTGCTGGCCCTGCTGGCCAATACCTATATCGGCAACGCCCTGTACGGTAAAGCAGACAGCACGGCCAACCTGGCAAAAGCCAAAGAAATATGTGAACAAGCCACACAGAAAGGCCCGGGAACACAAGGCGCAGCCGACTGCTCCAACCTGCTGGCCGAAATCAAAGCACAATCCCTCGAACTGACAACAGAAAAGGTAAACGTGCCCTCCCTGCCTTTCCGAACCCTGGTGAAATACAAAAACGCCGACAAAATATACCTGCGCATACTACAGGTGGATGAAGCTTTTGCCGCCGCCCTCCGGCTGGCGCAGAACGACTACAGCGACCGTCAGAACAGGTACTGGAGACTGCTGCTGGACAAAAAACCGGTGAAAGCCTGGGAACAATCCCTGCCCGACCCGAAAGACTACAACCACCACGCGGCAGAAATAAAAATCGATGCCCTCCCGCTGGGACAATACATTATCCTCGCCAGCATCAAACCCGGTTTCGAGCTGAAAGAAAACCCGATGGCGCTGCAGTTTGCCTGGGTATCCAATATCAGCTACCTGGAAAACAACGCAACGTTCATTGCCCTGGACCGCAGCACCGGTAAACCCCTGCCAGGCACCAAACTGACCGCCTTCAGCCAGGAATGGGCCGACGGAAAAGAGAAATGGGTACAACTGCAGTCTACCGTCACCGCCGCTAACGGTTCTGCTGAACTGAACATGAAAGGTACCGGCAACCGCTCGGTGCGGCTCAAGTGGGAACGCCAGGGAGACATCCTCTTCCTCGATGATCACAAATACATCTACAGGTATCAGGACGGTGAGCTTAAACCCAAACCGCGCATTTTCCTGTTCACCGACAGAAGTATCTACCGCCCCGGACAGACCCTTTATTTCAAAGGGATCGCTTTGGAGCAGGAAGCCGGTAAGAAAACCAGCAACGTGATCAAAGGCATGAAAAGCATCTTTGTTTTATATGATGCCAACAGCGAGAAAGTAGATTCTATTGTGGTTACGTCCAACGAATACGGCGCTTTCTCAGGAAAATTCATACTGCCGGAAGGCCGCCTCAATGGCAACTATGTCCTGCGGGATACGAAAAGTTATGGCGCACAATCCTTCCGCGTGGAAGAATACAAACGCCCTAAGTTCTATGTCGAGTTTGATACCATCAAAGGTACTTATCGTTTAGGGGAAACCGTTACCACCGAAGGCAAGGCCCTGGCCTACGCCGGTAACAACATCAACGGCGCTACCGTGAAATACCGCGTGGAAAGAAGGACCCGTTTCCCGTACCCCTGGTTATTCAGAGGGTATTTGCCAGCGGGGGCTTCCCGTGAAATTGCCCACGGTGAAACAACTACCGACGAGAACGGCCACTTTAAAGTAAGCTTCCCCGCATTGCCGGACAAGACCGTATCTCCCGATCAGAAACCCATCTTCACTTATGTAGTATCGGCAGACGTAACGGACCTGAACGGAGAAACCCGCAGTGCCAGCCAGTCAATAGCCGCGGGCTACCAGTCGATGGAAATCAACATACAGGTGCCCGAGCGCGTAGAAGCCGGCGCACTGAAAGATGTACGCGTCTTTACCCGCAACCTGAACGGCGCATTTGAACAAGCCTCCGTTAAAGCAACGGTACAGCCGCTGGAACCCAACAAGCGACTGCTGCGTCTCCGCTACTGGGAACAGGCAGACCAGTTCGTAATCACGGAAGCAGCCTATATCAAAGACTTCCCGCTGGACATCTACCATGATGAAGACGAAAAAGACAAATGGCCCCGTAAACCGGCGGTATGGGAACAACAGTTCACCAGCACCGCTACCGGCGAAGTGACGGTAGACAGCAAAAAACTTACCCCCGGCTACTACGAACTGGTGGTAAGCGCTACCGATAAAAACGGGCAGCCTGTGGTACAGAAAGCTGTCTTTGAACTGGTAGACGTACGCGCTAAAACGCTCGCCGCTCCTGCTTACCTGTGGAGCTATCAGCCGGAAGCCAAGACAGAGCCGGGTAAGAAAGGCGCCGTTATATTAGGCTCCTCTGCCAAAGACCTGAACATTTTACAATTCCTTACCCGGATAGGTCAGTCTTCACAGATGACCAACATCAACCTGGATGGCGTAAAACAGTATGACTATAACGTCACCGAAGAAGACCGTGGCGGTATTGGGCTTGATTACGTCTTCGTGAAAGATAACCGGGTATTTATCGCCCAGCAGACCATCCAGGTACCCTGGGATAATAAAGACCTGGACATCAAAATCGGTACCCACCGCGATAAGCTGCTGCCGGGAGAAAAAGAAAAGTGGAGCGTGGAAATTACCGGTTACAAAGGGGAGAAAGCCGCTGCCGAAATGCTGGCTTCCATGTACGATGCGTCGCTGGATGCTTTTGTGCCACATCATTGGAGCAAACCTGATATCTATCCTGATATCCTGTCCCGTGGCCGCCTCGTGTACCACGGCTATGATAACTTCAATATGGTGACTTCCCAGTATTATTTCGAAACAGACAGACAGGGCGCCGCTGCTAAGGAGAAAAGCTATGACGTGCTGAACTTCTTCGGTTGGGGAATGGGCAATGGTACGTATGAGAAACTGGCAGGTAGTGCGCATAATGTGAGAATACGGGGAGTTGCCGGTGCTGCGATGGCCATGGCGCCCGCGCCGGCCGCTGTACAGCGGAAAGAGGTGATGAAAGAATCCGCAGCGCGCTCCATGAACTACGTAACAGAACAGGCAGCAGACTCCGCTGCCCCGGAAGAAACACCCAAAACACCGGAAAACAATACCGGTAATGTTCCTGTGCGCAAGAACTTCCAGGAAACCGCTTTCTTCCTGCCGGAGCTGCGTACTGACAAAGACGGAAAACTGTCCTTCGAATTCACCATGCCGGAAGCCCTCACCAAGTGGAACTTCCAGGGACTGGCACATACGCAGGACGCTGCTTTTGGCAGCGTCAGCGCCAGCATCGTTACACAGAAACAACTGATGGTGGTGCCCAACGCGCCCCGCTTCGTAAGGGCCGGCGACAAAATTGATTTCACCGCCAAAGTGAGCAATCTGACCGATTCTCAACTGATCGGCCAGGCCCATCTTGAACTGCTGGATGCTGCTACGATGCAGCCGGTGGATGGCTGGTTCCAGAATATTTTCCCGGTACAGCATTTTACCGCTAACGCCGGTCAGAGCACTGTAGTGACCTTCCAGTTACAGGTGCCGCGCAACTTCACCAGTGCGCTGCTGTACCGCGTGAAAGCACAATCCGGCAATTACAGCGACGGCGAAGAAAATGCACTGCCGGTATTGACCAACTCCATGCTGGTAACAGAGTCTATGCCGCTGCCGGTACGTGGCGACGGTAAACATACTTTCACCTTTGAGAAACTGCTGCAGTCAGGCGCTTCATCTACACTGCGCCAGCAGGGTGTTACGGTGGAATATACCAGCAACCCGGCCTGGTATGCCGTACAGGCGCTACCATACCTGATGGAGTATCCGTACGATTGCTCCGAGCAGGTGTTTAACCGCTACTATGCCAACGCATTGGCTACGCATATCACAAAGAACGTTCCCGGTATCCGGCAGGTTTTTGAGAAATGGAAAACCACGGACACCGCAGCACTGCTGAGCAACCTGCAGAAAAATGAAGAACTGAAATCCCTGCTGTTGCAACAGACGCCCTGGGTGCTGGAAGCGAAAAACGAAGCACAGCAGAAGAAAAATATCGCCCTGCTGTTTGACCTGCAACGGATGCAGCGCGAAAGAAAATCCGCGCTCGACCAGCTGGCAGCGAAACAGCAGCCAGACGGCTCTTTTGCCTGGTTCAACGGCATGTGGGCCGATCGTTATATCACCCAGTACATTCTGGCCGGTATTGGTCACCTGCAACAGCTGACCAGCGTAAATGATCCTGTGGCCGCCAGCATTGCGAACAAAGCTATGCAGTACCTGGACAGGCAGCTGGACAAAGATTACCATCAGCTGATCAAAAACAAGGCAGATCTGAAAAAACAACAGATCAGTGAAATACAGGTGCAATACCTGTATGCCCGCAGCTTCTTTGACCAGCCGGTACCGAAAGGCATGGAAGCTTCCTTTAATTATTACGCCGGGCAGCAGCAGCAGTTCTGGACTAAAATGGGCCGTTATGCACAAGGTATGGTTGCCCTGAGCCAGTTCAAAAAAGGTGATAAAGCCACGCCTGCCGCTATCCTGAAGTCACTGAAGGAAAATGCCATCAACCATCCGGAAATGGGCATGTACTGGAAAGATGTAGTAGCCGGTTATGGCTGGCACCAGGCGCCGATAGAAACACAGGCGCTGCTGATAGAAGCTTTCCAGGTGGCTGGTAAAGACGAAGCGGCTGTTGCCGATATGAAAACATGGCTGCTGAAAAACAAACAGACCAATAACTGGAGCACCACCAAATCCACTGCCGACGCCTGCTACGCGATGTTACTGCAGGGCAGCAACTGGCTCACCGCCAGCCCGGAAGTAGATATACAGCTGGGCCAGGAAACCATCAGCAGCAAACAACAAACTGCTGAAGCAGGTACCGGCTACTTTAAACAGCACATCGATGCAAAAGATGTAAAAGCCGATATGGGTAATATCAAGGTGACGGTGAAAGACAGCAAAGGACAGCCTTCCTGGGGCGCCGTATACTGGCAGTATTTTGAAGAGCTGGACAAAATTACCGCCGCTAAAACACCACTGGTACTGGAAAAAGAACTGTATAAAGAAGTAAGTTCAGATAAAGGCCCGGTGCTGACTAAAATCGCCGAAGGCAATGAGCTGAAAGTGGGCGACAAGGTAAAAGTGAGGATTGTGCTCAGGGTAGACAGGACTATGGAGTATATTCACCTGAAAGACATGCGGGCCGCCTGCTTTGAGCCGCAGAACGTACTGAGCAGCGCTAAATGGCAGAATGGCCTCAGCTACTACGAAAGCACCAAAGACGCGTCTACGGATTTCTTCTTCAGTTATCTGCCGAAAGGTACTTATGTATTTGAGTATGCATTGTTTGTAACGCATCAGGGTAAGTTCTCCAATGGCATCAGCACCGCACAGTGTATGTATGCACCGGAGTTCAGCGCCCACAGCGAAGGAATCAATGTGAAGGTAGTGGAGAAATAA
- the sucD gene encoding succinate--CoA ligase subunit alpha yields the protein MSVLVNKDSKVIVQGFTGTEGTFHATQMIEYGTQVVGGVTPGKGGTSHLERPVFNTVADAVKATGANVSIIFVPPAFAADAIMEAAEAGIALVVCITEGIPVQDMIKAKNFLQGSNTRLIGPNCPGVITAEEAKVGIMPGFIFKKGKIGIVSKSGTLTYEAADQVVKAGLGVSTAIGIGGDPIIGTPTKDAVELLMNDPETEGIIMIGEIGGSMEADAARWIKEYGTKPVVGFIAGQTAPPGRRMGHAGAIIGGAEDTAAAKMKIMAECGVTVVESPANIGKTMAEVLSKKAALA from the coding sequence ATGAGTGTTTTAGTTAATAAGGATAGCAAAGTGATCGTGCAGGGATTTACCGGTACTGAAGGTACTTTCCATGCTACACAGATGATCGAATACGGTACCCAGGTTGTAGGCGGTGTTACCCCCGGTAAAGGCGGTACTTCCCACCTGGAGCGCCCGGTGTTCAACACCGTGGCCGACGCGGTAAAAGCTACCGGCGCCAATGTATCCATCATTTTTGTACCGCCGGCATTTGCCGCCGACGCGATCATGGAAGCTGCCGAAGCTGGTATTGCCCTGGTAGTATGTATTACGGAAGGTATCCCTGTTCAGGACATGATCAAGGCTAAAAACTTCCTGCAAGGTTCCAATACCCGCCTCATCGGGCCTAACTGCCCCGGTGTTATCACCGCTGAAGAAGCTAAAGTAGGTATCATGCCCGGCTTCATCTTCAAAAAAGGTAAAATCGGTATCGTATCCAAATCCGGTACCCTGACCTACGAAGCTGCTGATCAGGTAGTTAAAGCCGGTCTGGGTGTTTCTACCGCTATCGGTATCGGTGGCGACCCGATCATCGGCACCCCCACCAAAGATGCGGTGGAGCTGCTCATGAACGACCCTGAAACAGAAGGTATCATCATGATCGGTGAAATCGGTGGTAGCATGGAAGCTGACGCTGCCCGCTGGATCAAGGAATACGGCACCAAACCGGTAGTAGGCTTCATCGCCGGCCAGACAGCGCCTCCGGGCCGCCGTATGGGCCACGCCGGTGCTATCATCGGTGGTGCGGAAGATACTGCTGCCGCTAAAATGAAAATCATGGCAGAATGCGGCGTTACCGTAGTGGAAAGCCCTGCCAACATCGGTAAAACGATGGCTGAAGTGCTGAGCAAAAAGGCTGCACTGGCTTAA
- a CDS encoding ABC transporter ATP-binding protein: protein MIELKDITKGFGDKEILKGVSAVMESGKVNLIIGASGSGKTVMMKCIVGLMEVDSGTILYDNQDFTAMDHRAKKEVRQQIGMLFQGSALFDSMTVEQNVMFPLEMFSKDSFKERKKRVDECLERVQLKDAAKKFPAEISGGMKKRVGIARAIVLNPKYLFCDEPNSGLDPQTSLLIDQLIKELTREYNITTVINTHDMNTVMESGDHIVYMYQGQKQWEGSNKEIVFSKDQKLNDFIFASEFLRDAKEMRQLDMFKDSKWKDQLEEQLKRDSKK, encoded by the coding sequence ATGATTGAACTGAAAGATATTACCAAAGGCTTTGGAGATAAGGAGATACTGAAAGGCGTTTCGGCCGTTATGGAGTCCGGTAAGGTAAACCTCATCATCGGCGCCAGCGGCAGCGGTAAAACTGTTATGATGAAGTGCATTGTGGGACTGATGGAGGTAGACTCCGGTACCATTTTGTATGATAACCAGGACTTTACGGCCATGGACCACCGGGCCAAAAAGGAAGTCCGCCAGCAGATCGGTATGCTGTTCCAGGGTTCAGCCCTGTTCGACAGTATGACGGTAGAACAAAATGTGATGTTCCCGCTGGAAATGTTCAGCAAAGACTCTTTTAAAGAGCGGAAAAAGCGGGTGGACGAATGTCTGGAGAGAGTGCAGCTGAAAGATGCCGCCAAAAAATTCCCTGCCGAAATCAGCGGTGGCATGAAAAAGAGGGTAGGGATCGCCCGTGCCATCGTACTGAATCCCAAATACCTGTTCTGCGACGAACCCAACTCCGGCCTGGACCCTCAGACTTCCCTGCTGATAGACCAGCTGATCAAAGAGCTGACCCGGGAATACAATATTACCACTGTCATCAATACCCACGATATGAACACCGTAATGGAAAGCGGCGACCATATTGTATATATGTACCAGGGACAGAAACAGTGGGAAGGCAGCAATAAAGAGATTGTCTTCAGTAAAGACCAGAAACTCAATGACTTCATCTTTGCCTCTGAGTTCCTCCGGGATGCCAAGGAAATGCGCCAGCTGGATATGTTCAAGGACAGCAAATGGAAAGATCAGCTGGAAGAACAGCTGAAGCGCGACAGCAAAAAGTAA
- a CDS encoding MlaE family ABC transporter permease encodes MEFRFFYHFGNFLLMLKGMFSRPENMKMYWKQFMQQCVDIGVGSFGIVFIISLFMGGVTTLQTAYQLVSPIIPKSTIAQVVRDTIILEFAPTLTSIVLAGVIGSKIASELGNMRISEQIDALEIMGINTRGYLILPKILAAVLMIPLLVAIAGFLGIWGGKEAGVLSGVLSSEQFMMGLRQEFKAYNVFFAMAKSYTFGFIIASVSAYYGYNVQGGALEIGKASTTSVVVSCVLILFMDYALTAILL; translated from the coding sequence ATGGAATTCAGATTCTTTTATCACTTTGGAAATTTTCTGCTGATGCTGAAGGGCATGTTTTCCCGTCCGGAAAACATGAAGATGTACTGGAAGCAATTTATGCAGCAGTGCGTAGATATTGGCGTAGGGTCGTTTGGGATAGTATTTATTATTTCCCTGTTCATGGGAGGGGTTACCACCCTGCAAACCGCTTACCAGCTGGTAAGCCCCATTATTCCCAAGAGTACCATCGCGCAGGTGGTGCGGGACACCATCATCCTGGAATTTGCGCCTACCCTTACCAGTATCGTGCTGGCCGGGGTGATAGGCTCCAAGATAGCCTCTGAGCTGGGCAACATGCGTATCTCCGAACAGATAGACGCCCTGGAGATCATGGGTATCAATACCAGGGGGTACCTGATACTGCCTAAGATCCTGGCGGCCGTCCTCATGATTCCGTTGCTGGTAGCTATTGCCGGTTTCCTCGGTATCTGGGGCGGTAAGGAAGCGGGCGTGCTGTCCGGTGTACTCTCCAGCGAGCAGTTCATGATGGGGCTGCGGCAGGAGTTTAAGGCGTATAACGTATTTTTTGCCATGGCCAAGTCCTATACGTTCGGGTTTATCATCGCCAGCGTGTCGGCCTATTACGGCTATAACGTACAGGGCGGTGCGCTCGAGATCGGTAAAGCCAGCACCACCTCGGTAGTGGTGAGCTGCGTACTGATATTATTTATGGACTACGCATTAACGGCTATATTACTGTAA